One part of the Quercus lobata isolate SW786 chromosome 7, ValleyOak3.0 Primary Assembly, whole genome shotgun sequence genome encodes these proteins:
- the LOC115953736 gene encoding external alternative NAD(P)H-ubiquinone oxidoreductase B2, mitochondrial-like, with protein sequence MSGYSFFQRFPTVFQTHPMLGRVLVVCAVTAVSGGGLMAFSDARQKSMYAKSIQREFKKKKVVVVGTGWAGTSFLKELKNPSYDVHVVSPRNYFAFTPLLPSVTCGTVEARSIVEPIRSITKKKSYDVHFEEAKCYKIDAENKKVYCQSSQDKNFDGKEEFALDYDYLVIAMGAQSNTFNTPGVMEHAHFLKEVDDALGIRKTVIDAFERASLPSISEEEKKRILHFVVVGGGPTGVEFAAELHDYVYDDLVKLYPQSKDYVKITLIEAGNHILNMFDKRISAFAEEKFQRDGINVKTGSMVVKVSDKEISTKVRATGEVVNIPYGMVVWSTGIGTRPEIADFMKQVGQTNRRVLATDEWLRVEGCDNVYALGDCATVNQRRVMEDISAIFSKADKNKSGTLNIKDFHDVMDDILERYPQVKLYLKKKKMKNFAALLKNTQENDQNKPIEIDNVKTALTEVDSQMKNLPPTAQVAYQQGQYLADCFNRMEQCEKNPEGPLRFRESGRHRFHPFRYRHLGQFAPLGGEQAAFQLPGDWVSIGHSSQWLWYSVYASKLVSWRTRMLVISDWGRRFIFGRDSSKI encoded by the exons ATGAGTGGTTACTCTTTCTTTCAAAGGTTCCCTACGGTTTTTCAAACTCACCCCATGCTCGGGAGAGTTCTTGTTGTCTGTGCCGTCACTGCCGTCAG TGGTGGAGGTCTTATGGCATTTTCTGATGCTAGACAAAAATCTATGTATGCTAAATCAATTCAACgtgaattcaagaaaaagaaggtGGTGGTAGTTGGAACTGGATGGGCTGGCACCAGctttttgaaagaattgaaaaaccCCTCATATGATGTTCATGTGGTGTCACCTCGTAATTATTTTGCATTCACTCCTTTGTTACCTAGTGTTACTTGTGGCACAGTGGAAGCACGCAGCATTGTTGAACCCATTCGCAGTATTACCAAGAAG AAAAGCTATGATGTCCACTTCGAGGAAGCTAAATGTTACAAGATTGATGCAGAGAATAAGAAAGTTTATTGTCAATCTAGTcaagacaaaaattttgatggaaaagaagaatttgcttTAGACTATGATTACCTGGTGATAGCCATGGGAGCCCAATCAAATACATTCAACACCCCCGGGGTTATGGAGCATGCCCACTTCTTGAAG GAAGTAGATGATGCTCTGGGAATCCGTAAGACAGTGATTGATGCTTTTGAGAGGGCAAGCCTTCCTTCTATAAGTgaagaggagaagaaaaggATTTTGCATTTTGTAGTTGTTGGTGGTGGTCCAACTGGTGTGGAATTTGCTGCAGAGCTTCATGACTATGTCTATGATGATTTAGTCAAGTTATACCCTCAAAGTAAAGACTATGTGAAAATCACCCTCATTGAAGCTGGCAATCATATTCTGAACAT GTTTGACAAGAGAATTTCCGCATTTGCTGAAGAAAAGTTTCAAAGAGATGGTATTAATGTGAAAACAGGATCAATGGTCGTAAAAGTATCCGATAAAGAAATATCTACTAAAGTAAGAGCAACTGGCGAGGTTGTAAACATACCTTATGGAATGGTTGTCTGGTCAACTGGTATTGGGACTCGCCCTGAAATAGCGGATTTCATGAAGCAAGTTGGTCAG ACTAACAGACGTGTGTTAGCTACTGATGAATGGCTGAGGGTGGAAGGATGTGATAACGTATATGCCCTTGGGGATTGTGCAACAGTAAACCAGCGCAGAGTCATG GAAGATATTTCCGCCATATTCAGTAAAGCAGACAAGAATAAATCTGGTACTTTAAATATAAAGGACTTTCATGATGTTATGGATGACATCCTGGAGAGGTACCCTCAAGTGAAGCtttatttgaagaagaaaaagatgaaaaattttGCTGCGTTGCTGAAGAATACTCAAGAGAATGACCAAAACAAGCCCATTGAAATTGATAACGTTAAGACAGCTCTGACTGAAGTGGACTCTCAGATGAAAAATCTCCCTCCAACAGCTCAG GTTGCTTATCAGCAAGGCCAATACCTTGCAGACTGTTTCAATCGCATGGAACAGTGTGAGAAGAATCCTGAAGGTCCTCTCAGGTTTAGGGAATCTGGACGTCATCGGTTTCATCCCTTTAG GTATAGGCACTTGGGGCAATTTGCACCACTGGGAGGAGAACAAGCTGCATTCCAACTTCCTGGAGATTGGGTCTCGATTGGTCATAGCTCTCAGTGGCTCTGGTACTCAGTATATGCCAG CAAGCTAGTCAGTTGGAGGACAAGAATGCTGGTGATCTCTGATTGGGGAAGGAGATTCATATTTGGAAGGGACTCAagcaaaatctga